A genomic window from Silene latifolia isolate original U9 population chromosome 11, ASM4854445v1, whole genome shotgun sequence includes:
- the LOC141613386 gene encoding protein FAR1-RELATED SEQUENCE 5-like produces MSTSDATTSSSTNNSFKSPRTIIETLNALQYNPFCPEEKKPKVGQVFKMLESAELFYKEYCTICGQGVKESRKRKRTDTDTDTAENDAESDVTDISRVRPITRIDCRALVQGTEAICHKGKVLKLGGVKAYRGWKELCGGYDNIGATEVDFKNFVRDIKTYIANFDAQMFVENLIGRKDTCSSFYFDFIVDENKCLAGVFWADPICIKNYMLFGEVLSADTTYGTNKYDMVFVPFTGVDHHKRCITFRAGLISDESIECYTWLFKTFLEAMGGCQPRIIITDQDKSMKSVVPEVFKESTHRLCMWHIMKKLREKASYQLFQDEDFKTRLNRCVWNNQLEPDEFEEQWGKIMTDYQLVEHEWFSDLYDLREQWIPTYFKDVSMSGLMRVTSRSESENSFFDRFLTPHLTLVEFWVCYESALEAQRHKQFKLNSDNKHSEIPRKTKSNLGVHASEMHCLWILHNQDFQKIPEQYIMQRWTKAAMSKPVFDKDGKLIDVSQMFSDRKSLSTELWQEVYSCVSVAECDDNDMKLLIEKLRDIRLDMISNRSVPAKKRDKMKEIEKWK; encoded by the exons atgagtacaagtgatgcaactacgtCTTCTTCTACAAATAACAGCTTTAAATCACCAAGGAcaataattgaaacattaaatgCACTCCAGTACAATCCATTCTGTCCAGAGGAAAAGAAACCTAAAGTAGGACAAGTATTCAAAATGCTAGAATCAGCAGAGTTATTCTACAAAGAATATTGTACAATCTGTGG GCAAGGTGTAAAGGAAAGTAGGAAAAGGAAGAGGACTGATACTGATACTGATACTGCTGAGAATGATGCAGAATCTGATGTGACAGACATAAGCCGTGTGAGGCCGATTACAAGAATTGACTGTCGTGCATTAGTGCA AGGTACAGAAGCAATTTGTCACAAAGGGAAGGTGCTAAAACTAGGTGGTGTGAAAGCCTATAGAGGTTGGAAGGAGCTGTGTGGAGGTTACGACAACATTGGGGCTACTGAGGTTGATTTCAAAAACTTTGTCAGGGACATAAAAACCTACATTGCTAATTTTGATGCACAAATGTTTGTTGAAAATCTTATTGGGAGAAAAGACACATGCagttcattttactttgattttatagTAGATGAAAACAAGTGCCTGGCTGGAGTGTTTTGGGCAGATCCGATCTGCATAAAGAACTACATGCTGTTCGGCGAGGTTTTATCAGCAGATACTACATATggaacaaacaagtacgatatggtgTTTGTGCCTTTCACAGGAGTTGATCACCACAAAAGGTGCATAACGTTTAGAGCTGGGTTGATAAGTGATGAAAGTATTGAGTGTTATACATGGCTGTTCAAGACATTTTTGGAAGCAATGGGCGGGTGCCAACCGAGAATTATAATTACTGATCAGGACAAATCAATGAAGTCGGTAGTCCCGGAAGTGTTTAAGGAGTCAACACACAGACTGTGCATGTGGCACATAATGAAGAAACTAAGAGAAAAAGCCAGTTATCAACTGTTTCAAGATGAGGATTTTAAGACCAGGCTCAAtaggtgtgtttggaacaaccaacTTGAGCCTGATGAATTCGAAGAACAATGGGGGAAGATAATGACTGATTATCAACTTGTAGAACACGAGTGGTTTTCAGATTTGTACGATCTCAGGGAACAGTGGATCCCTACCTATTTTAAAGATGTTTCAATGTCTGGCTTGATGAGGGTTACTTCTAGGTCTGAGAGTGAAAACAGTTTCTTTGACAGGTTCCTCACACCTCATTTGACCCTTGTTGAGTTTTGGGTGTGCTATGAGAGTGCCTTGGAAGCACAAAGACACAAGCAGTTCAAATTGAACAGTGACAACAAACACTCTGAAATCCCACGGAAAACAAAGTCAAACCTTGGAGTCCATGCTTCTGAAAT GCACTGCCTTTGGATTCTACACAACCAAGATTTTCAGAAAATACCAGAACAGTACATAATGCAAAGATGGACAAAAGCTGCAATGAGTAAGCCTGTCTTTGATAAAGATGGCAAATTGATAGATGTCTCTCAAATGTTTTCTGACCGGAAAAGTTTGAGTACTGAGTTGTGGCAAGAGGTTTATTCTTGTGTCAGCGTAGCTGAGTGTGATGATAACGACATGAAGCTTTTGATTGAAAAACTGAGAGATATTAGATTGGATATGATTAGTAATAGAAGTGTACCAGCAAAGAAGAGAGACAagatgaaagaaatagaaaa atggaagtga